GAAGAAACGGAAAGGAAAATGAGAaggaaaagaaggaaagaagaaGCCATGAAAGCTCAATGCCTGCACAGTGATGCAAGAAGAGGGTAAGCGGTGAGGAAATAAAGGGGGAAAATGGAGTTACTTATAGGCAAATTGAGTTCTTAAAATCTAGTCATATTTTTGGGTGATCCAAGCATTGTTCatgtgaaagttttaggcattATATGCATTTGGCAAGCAGAAGATGAAAGTTAAGCAGGCTAAAGTTGGGAAAATTCAGGCTAAAAGATGGACCCCAAAGCAAAGGaacaaaattgaattggaaagtGTGGAAGGCACTTGGCAATGGCTTAGAGCTTCTACAGCCGTGCCATCAACACATACAAGGACTTCATGGGTTTGGCTTGGCTTGGACTGAACTggaatttgataaatttcatctttaatttcTCAAGCATGTTAATTTCTAACATATGGACAAATATGACCTTATGGTAGATAGAAGTTTGTACGTAAGGGAACCCTACTGGGATTTCTGGGATTTCTCAATCAAGTCATGTGAAACATTATTACAATAGCATTTATTGACTTGTACTAGCTGCAAACTTGTCCATCATTCTAAAAAGCTAAGAGTTTTAGATAATCATAAAGAACCCCAGAACGGACTCAGCGTAACAATGCCAATGGAAATACATAACCTTATTAGTAACAAGAACACACCGAAATTCACCCCTAGCGCATCATCATCAAAATCAATATCATGACTAGATCTACTGTATCTTCCATCAGCTTGTGTATACGCATATATCAAGCACAAGTCACTGAAATTCGTCAAAGTTCTATTCCTGTATACCTGTGCATCCGGTTGACCCTGCAAatccattataataaaataagagcaTATAAAAATGCAAAAACCTCGACATAAACAAGAACATCATCCCCACCTTGATATATGCATTCCATACATGTGGAGGGGCAACTACCAATTTCCTTGTATCATCCCAACTAAACCCGTTTTGTTCGAGAAGATTCTTCACATCATTATACTGCTTCCACAAATTGGTAGAATGACTTTTCAAAGTGTCCCTATCGTATTTACACCCAAATTTCGCATTGAAAATAGATAACATATCGGTCCAAGCTTGTTTATTAAATGTATGGCCTAATCTATTACCCCTATGCATTTGATCTAACATAAGATCAATGAAAAACCGTTCCATTGTCGGCGTCCAATTTGTTCTTGCTCTATCACTGCTACTAGGTGCATTGCTCCCCATTCTTCCCCCTACTAATACAAAAAAGCttcattaatttcttaatttagaattacaGTAccttaaaagttgaaatttaagCGACAACTTACAAGCCCATAAAATTCAAAGCTAATATAAgctcaaatgaaataaaattgaaaagataaaacaaGCTAGTAAATTATTTGTTCAAAAAGATATCTGCAAAAAGGGCATTAATAATTGTTTAGTTTAAGGTTTCTACTACCTAAGAGCTTCAAGCAGACATATTCTATCTAAATTAAGTTGAGATAACATTAAATTAGCTGTAACatctaaaattgaaaactttataactttttttttttttgtcttttccaGCATTATCCCACTAGTGATACGAAAAAATAAGCGAAACTATTAgtaaaaaataagcaaaaaaaaatttgaacctTGGTACCTTTGGGTTTTTTGTCAGAGATTTCGCGTacgaaaattttatttcaatttccgGGAAATTTGATCAGGAGTGTGTTTTGCGGGTGCTTTAGATTCCAACCAAAAAGATCATGAAAGAATGGGTGCTTTTGATTGAAAGCTTGAAGGAGAAACTACAGCCTGTTTGGTTGCTGAGAAAATGGGTAGTTAACAGCAAGAAAGTTCAAAGAAGTGGGCTCAAAAAGCACTTCAATTGGACCCTTTCAGCCCAAAAACCTGAAGATTGGACCCAAGGATCCAACTCTTTAGTTATAAAGAAACTATTTAATCAGATGCGTTTCGATATATTTGAATTCACATGCCAAtcgaattaaaactcaatcacAATAGTTTAGAAacttaatattttgaatatccatatgtttgtatattttattatgttataaatgtgttaaaatattttgatttatacaatttttgataatttaataatttctattatataatttttagattatttgtaATTTCAGATCTTATGTTGTGTGATTTTTATATGATAAGAAAGTTTAAAAATACGGAGAGCAATTCCTTTTCAgaattaatcattttgattacatttccaaaaaaaagtgaaagggCCAAAACACATAGAGATGGCCTTTATTGCAGTACACATTTACATGCATAGATCAgtacatacacatatatgtgTATGCATAGCTCTAATTATTCCGTTTATCACATTGGGGTAGTCGAAACTTCAACCAAGCAAAAGTGACCCTTACTGGGAAGCTTGCACTTTTGTTTTTATGGAATAGTAGTGAAGTTGAAATTATTGCAAGAAGTCTTGTAGAATAGCAGGGAAGAACTGAAACCAAGCCTTGATATTGCCATATCAAACTGTACCAGATTATTCTCCATTTGGTAAGCCCCAATAATAATCGAAGCTCCATTGTTCTTCATTCCTCCATCCACAAAAGCTAAGCAAGACACTCCTGGTGCAGCTTCAACAAGGGAGTTTGCTCCATAAATCCTCCACATAACATGCTTGTCATGGAGCACAAGGTCGATGTTAGGAACCCCTGGTCCAACCCTGCTTTTTTTGAAGCTTTTCGAGTTGAAACAGACACCAAATGGCGCAACTGGTTTTACTTGGGGAATAGCAGAGAGCTCCTTGGAGAAAAACTGTGTGACAGCTTTGAAGATTGAGTGGTGTAGAATGGTGTAAGGGTTGATTGCACTGAGCTTCGTGCCTCCGACGCCTTGTTTATTGATCTATAACAGCGCTGTGTCTATCGGGACATCCTTGTCGTTTATCTTGATTGATATAACTTCCATGTAGTACTCTTATTGGGGACTGATGATAAGTGGAGTGTAGCTTAATGGTCATGTTATATCAACATTAGGCAGCATATAATAAGGGCTGTCCCCAAAGAACATGACACCTTTAGGGGCTAAACAAAGGGCAAACGTTGGGGCAAAACCAGCAGACCCAAAGTGTGAGGCCAGTTGAGTTGGTAGAGAAATGGGGGAATGCCCCAATCCAGCCACCCCTTGAACAGTACTTGGTAACCCTCTTTGCAGTAAAAGGGAAGGTGCACAAGTGAACAAGAACTGAGGGACCCTAACCATTGGACCAGGGTTAGACCCTTGAGTGGATTGAATTGATAGCACATCTTGTGCAAGCTCACTCATGGCGGTAAGGCCTGTCACAGGGTTCATTGACATGACCCCACATGTGTTGTTATGGCACCCTAGTCCATCCCTGGTGGAGCATATGTGGCAATAGTGACTGTCAGCTCTAGAGCATTGAGTCGAGCGGCACCTAGGGGCATGGTAGGTGGACGAACGGTAACTTTTCTCACAAGTAACCCATAGTAACCTTCCATTCAAGTCCACAACAAATGGGACTTTCTGTGAAGGAGTTCTCTTGTATATGTTAGTCACATAAAGTTTAGTTTTCGGATCTTTTTGCAGCTGCAAAACGAACCTGTTCGGTTTCGAAGTCTTTTGAGATTCAGATAAAAGGATGAAAGAATAAACGGATAGGAAAAtgagaaggaaaagaagaaaagaagaagccATGAAAGCTCAATGCATGCTCAGTGATGCAAGAAGAGGGTAAGCGGTGAGGAAATAAATGGGGCAAAATGGAGTTACTTATAGGCAAATTGAGTTCTTAAAATCTAGTCATGTTTTTGGGTGATCCAAGCATTGTTCatgtgaaagttttaggcattATATGCATTTGGCAAGCAGAAGATGAAAGTTAGGCAGGCTAAAGTTGGGAAAATCCAGGCTAAAAGATGGACCTCAAAGCAAAGGaacaaaattgaattggaaagtGTGGAAGGCACTTGGCAATGGTTTAGAGCTTCTACAGCCGTGCCATCAACACATGCAAGGACTTCATGGGTTTGGCTTGGCTTGGACTGAactagaatttgataaatttcatctttaatttcTCAAGCATGTTAATTTCTAACATATGGACAAATATGACCTTATGGTAGATAGAAGTTTGTACGTAAGGGAACCCTAGCCTGGAAATTTTGGGGGccggaattaaattatatatatatttatgataataaaaatataaattcacaattttaataatttatatattataatttttaaaatattaaattaattttttatcatttctgggttaaagttcaattttgtaaatgataaaatacttaaatgaaaatttttctattttagagggGTCAGGCCCTAAGAGCCCCTGGCTCCGCCCCTAATTCAGCCCCACAACATCTTTATatcattacttaaaaattatgtGAAATATTTATCTATCCCcttcacatttttttttaaatttagtcataataaaagttataatttgttatttaaatcATTGATGAGTTGGTATCACAAGTCAAGCAGACACTTACTCAAttaagaaaattactaaaacatccttttgcatttaaaataatatatattattctaaGGTACTTTAGTCgtcctaattaaaaataaataaaaagttgataAGGTGGGATTGAACCCACGCTAATTCCATTAGTGTTagtactttaaaagttaaaatctgtcaacttaacatgtttattttttatcaattatatGTCACATAATATGAAGATATCTTAATCAACATGccaagtttgaaatttttggtggaaaatATTAGCAGCATTGTTAACGATTGGACTACAATTTTTCAATTAGAAAAGTAAGGCTTAATTTATAAGGTAAAAAGACCTTTAGTCcctctcaatttcaatattgagCAAAATGGTCCCTCTAAAAATAATCAGAGCAATTTAATCTCTGTCATTTTCAAAAGTGAGCAACTGAGGACAAATTAATTACagtgttaatattttttgtcatttgtacatatttttattagtataataacaaatttagccctcaaagtTTATACCACACCcctatacatatgtatatatatgtagcACCCTTTAAACAATATTCCTAGTTTCGCCCAAACAATTATACGACACTATTAAGATGTCAAAATTTGTGATATTGTAACATGCTAAACAAGATTATGATATGTAAAAGTAGCGTAAagaggtaaaagtatcataaaaCTCCTATGCTAAGAGTTGAGttacattttactttttctacTAAAATAATAGGCAATTTTAgtccatatatattaaatcaaaaacaaattcatcattttgttAAACCGTTAAAATTGGTCCTTGTACATTAGCATGATATACATGTGGCATACCATATATTACTGTCTAGTTATTCCATCAGCCATgctaaaattaatgaaattcttaatagtaaaaattaatgaaattctTAACAAAAAAGACCCATATACTCTTtgaattaatttgttcatttttttaacagataaaataaaatacaatttaacttttAGTACAGAAATCTCTATAGTACTATCATGAAAACGATACCAATACACGGTAGGTCTCACCAATAGCCCAATTTCATCCAAAGCCCATCTATAAGGGCTACCTAAATGACCTTTATCCAAATCTGACCCCATCACTTTTTATTTGCCCAATTTTCCTGGTCAGATAAACTAAACAAGTTCCTTAATCCAGACTCAATAATGGGTTTCAAAAACAGAAGATTGCTGAAGCTTTTGTGCAAGTTTTTCAATTTGGGTTCAAGTAATCCTTCAACGCACAGTCCTAAGTTAGGCCATACTCCAACTCCACTTATTGGTTCTACAATAAAAATGGCCTAGAAATGGTAGATGGGTAATGGGCTAATGGCCACTTTTATCCGAGATAAaggtattttttaaatgaaaatagcCGAATGGGTTAAGCCATAAATGCAGAACAAATAAGAAAGCAACAAGtatgaaaagttgaaaacaatcactttcaaaaaagaaaaagaaaaagaaaaaaaagggcaTGGGAGCCTCTTGTTGGAGCTTCTTCAAAGCAAATAATTGAAGAGTTGCAAtcatagaaaaaaaagaatttaagtaGTCAAAAGCTAAAACCAAATGGACCCTTTATTTTCCTAAAGATTAGATGGGGATTGATGCccaaacatgttttcatatttgaaaacaaTATCATATCATACATTACATTTGGTACATCTTTTGAGAAAGGCAACTAAACTATACCTTCCCCCCTTTCTTTTCTGACCCACCCACCCATCCTTCCTTCTTTCCTTAGATCCCTCGAGCTTTGCCTACATTTTTCTTGTACATAATAACCTAACTAGTATTTCAATTACCCAAtactttaaaaaagaaaaaaaaagaagtttgagGGATTGATTTcctaggaaaaaaaaacaaatattttcccAATGGCAAGAACCACAAGCAATATCTTTTTCTTGAAACTTGCATGCttgtaaaaagaaagaaagaaagaaaacaagaaaatgaaaataacatggACTGATCTAAGAAAAATTTACATGATATTGCAGCTGTTTGCATTCTCATCACTGAAGAAATGAACATATGATTCAGAATTTGCAGGTGTTGCATGCATCGGATAAGGAGGACCATATGGTGCATGGGGTGGTGGATAAGGCTGAGCATACATCATTGGTTGATAAATACCCCCACCATTGGCATTTGCACGCTGTTGATTCATCATCATCGCCAtgtattgttgttgttgttgttgttgttggttATAGGGATTTCCTGCTCCCATCCCTTGGTAGTATCCTCCACCAACACCATTCATTGCTGtagctgctgctgctgctgctggtAGTCCTTGAACTGCAGGGAAATTTCCCATCTGGCTTATTGGATAGTTCCCCATTCGGCCCATTTGACCCATATTGTAACCCATCTGACCACCCATTTGACCCATCTGACCACCCATTTGGCCCATCTGCCCCATATTCTTACTGCCACCAGCACCAGCACCACCTCCCCCACCTCCTTTTTTACCATGATTAATAACATCAATGTCATGAAACCCACCATTTTTAACTTTGTTCATCTCATGGCTCCCACCACCGTTTCTGCCGCCACCCTTTTTAGCCCCATTGCCATTATTGTTTCCACCACCATTCTTGCCTCCATTTCCCTTATAGGCACCCTTGTTTTTACCATCCCATTCATTTTTACCTTTCTTATGATTACAATCTTTTCCACCTTTACTCTTCTTGAAAAATCCTAGTAATCCACCACCTCCTTTTTTACCTCCTCCACCTTTGTTTTGCTTCCCTCCTTTGTTCTTTTCACCACCTCCTATCTTTCCTCCATTACCATGCTTCCCATCTTTGTTTTCTCCCATGCCTTTCATTACTACAGATATATCAAAAGCATCTCCTTTTTTACCATTACCCCCACCCTTTTTACCATTCATGGGAGGACCATTAACCATGCCATTGGGCCCATATGATCCATGGCCTTTTCCCATCATAGGTACCATCTTGTTTTGCATTTGGTGCCCATGGCCATGGCCATGTCCATGTCCATATCCATGACCATGACCAAATTCcccttcatcatcatcatcatcatcgaactcatcatcaaattcatcatcGAACTCATCACCAAACTCATCAAAATCACAATCACTTTCATCTAAATCATCATCAGGCAACTGAAACTTGACAGATTTCTGGTCTTTGGAAGGTGGTAACTTAAAATCCTTAGGCCCTTTCATCATTTGCTGCATAAGGTGTGGTGGTGGTGCAAATTGCTGCCCACCTTTTTGCTGATTATTCtttccaccaccaccaccaccaccaccattaCCACCCTTTTGAGATCTGTTGTCTTTCCCTCCTTTGCCACCATCGATATGCATGTTCATGAAGTGGTTGGTCATTTGGTTTGGGAAATTGTTTGAACCCTTTTGAGCTGACCCCCATAGCTGTGCATGTTTCCCTGACTTTTGGAGCTTCCTTATAAGTATACCTGGATCAACATTTCCTGTCACTGTAACCTTCCCTTGATCTGCATTTATACTTGTAGTATACACCCCTGAAAtgaaccaaaacaaaataaaaaacccaaagTAAAAAACTTTctataaaaaatggaaaaagaaaagaagtaacATTAACATACCATCAATTTTCTGCaatagtttctttattttctgcTTGCAACCATCACAACTACACTGTATATTCACTTTGAGAATCCAAgtctggaaaaagaaaagaaaacactGTTAAAAtcaaagaagagaagaaaaaaaacaaaagggggGTTTATTAACACTCATGGAAATAAAAACAGTTAAGTTACCTGCATCTTCATGACTTCTTGTTTATTCATCCTTCAGAGAACTGAAGAAATGATCTAAGAAACTGAACTTAGAAAGAAAGACAACACAGAGAAAGAGACAGACAGAGAGAGAGACAGAAGATGAAAGATTTGTTTTTCTTAGTTTGtgaactaaaaagaaaagaaaacctcaGCTACAAGATTTGAGAAAGAGAGGAGAGTTTAAATGCAGTCATGGGACATTAAAACACCTCTCTTTTAGCTTTgtaaaagctttaattttggagaagaaaatctgaaaaagagaaagagaaagagagaaggCTGTTGCAGAAGATTCAAGGGATCATGAAagctttaaaaaaagaaaaagaaatgaaaaccaGCTGGGAACATGAACATGAAACTATGATAAAATGAACTAAAGCTGGGATCACTTGGCTAACCCTTTATACTATTTGAAGCTGCTTCTTTTTTTATCTTGCCAAAGTGATTTACAGcccaaattttgttaaaatgaaaagattaattaattaaaaagaaaattagtaaatttaatgATTGTGGCACAGTGAAAACACTGGGGGTTTAAGTGGGGATGGGACCAAGCTGGTGTTTCACAGTTTTCACTCGCTCTATAGTCTGGTCTGGTCCCCATTGCATTGTTGATGCAGTTTCTGACTTATTAGGCAAGTGGGTTTTCATACATATGTAGAATTGTAGGTACGTagatatttgaatatatattgattcTTCTTGATATCaaaatcaatgttttttttcattaatcaaaattaGTCTGTACTTGGATCTAGGAACATGCATTGcaaggaaatatatatatatatatatatatataaaagaatcatttatgtacatttaattttacaaaCCAACCAAAACTTTATCACTTATCTAGTGTTTTTAAATGTTCTTTACTATGTAATAACATGTTATGTATCGATTACGTATTCATATTTTTAGGTAtagtttaaattcaattttgttgtaaaaaatgttcttttatctttatattatcgtgtttattactttttattaaattcaaagaatttattgtcaatttttttcattttgagaaatACCATGAAATCTATCGATGTCAAGTTTAGGACGGATGCCaaagttatttaagtttttcACACTCTTTGGAATCAAGATAATTACAATAATATGATTAGAGGACCTCAACATTTGTATATTAtgaataatatacatatacgtataaagataatacaataaaaaacaaaaacattagcAAAACCCTGATTTTAATCTTATAAATAGACAATCAAACTTATTAGTTTTTCACAGAAAGCCAAAACAACATTttaccctaaaccttaaatagCTAAGTATTTCGAAATTATAATTTCCAAACATGTCATAATGGCTATGCAATTATTGAGATCCAAACGATGATACTTGGTTGAGAATGCAACAACATTGGAGTATTCTTTTGTGGCTTAACTTTGCGGCAACATAAATATAGATCCACCAGATAAGAGATTCATCAATCgacaatattaacaatttaatctgaattttgaaatttaaaaagtaaaaggactaaattctataaaataaaagtatagggattaagttgttaatttttgaaaagtacaataTTTTCAATGAGTACTTAACACTAGAACAAttccatatatattttcaatatatcttattttatttattttaatattatattattctataatattaaaaaataataataataatgtagaatataattttaatcaattttaagcaatatatcaaacaaattttattgtttaaatccaatatttaaaatttcaacttacCAAATAATCTCAActtaaaaatgaatattgaGATTAACACCTAGATTAAGAGAGTAGAATTAAGATTTAAGATAAGGAAAAGGTGATCCCAACCATTAACTTAATAAGGCATAGTGTTGACAAATAACATAGCGCTGCCCTCATTTAATTCTTTGTTTAGA
The Gossypium raimondii isolate GPD5lz chromosome 8, ASM2569854v1, whole genome shotgun sequence DNA segment above includes these coding regions:
- the LOC105792540 gene encoding heavy metal-associated isoprenylated plant protein 34 — its product is MNKQEVMKMQTWILKVNIQCSCDGCKQKIKKLLQKIDGVYTTSINADQGKVTVTGNVDPGILIRKLQKSGKHAQLWGSAQKGSNNFPNQMTNHFMNMHIDGGKGGKDNRSQKGGNGGGGGGGGKNNQQKGGQQFAPPPHLMQQMMKGPKDFKLPPSKDQKSVKFQLPDDDLDESDCDFDEFGDEFDDEFDDEFDDDDDDEGEFGHGHGYGHGHGHGHGHQMQNKMVPMMGKGHGSYGPNGMVNGPPMNGKKGGGNGKKGDAFDISVVMKGMGENKDGKHGNGGKIGGGEKNKGGKQNKGGGGKKGGGGLLGFFKKSKGGKDCNHKKGKNEWDGKNKGAYKGNGGKNGGGNNNGNGAKKGGGRNGGGSHEMNKVKNGGFHDIDVINHGKKGGGGGGAGAGGSKNMGQMGQMGGQMGQMGGQMGYNMGQMGRMGNYPISQMGNFPAVQGLPAAAAAATAMNGVGGGYYQGMGAGNPYNQQQQQQQQYMAMMMNQQRANANGGGIYQPMMYAQPYPPPHAPYGPPYPMHATPANSESYVHFFSDENANSCNIM